GATGATTCATCGGGCGACAAGTTATTGTTAAATGTTATGCATTCGTATGCCGAAGAGCTAGACCGAGAAGTTGATGAAAGCTCAAGTCAGAGACCTCCACGAGCACCCCGAATGTATCTTCGTAGGGATCGCGAAGGTGCGAGCAGAATGTCTATGGAAAGATATTTTTCTGATGATCCTACGTTTCCTCTTCATAAATGTAAAAGACGTTTTTAAATGCGATCGCAATTATTCCTACGTATCATACAAGGTATATCCGAATGATCTCTTAATCATTTGCCCGCGCACTTTGAATTTTTTAAACAAAAAACCGACGCTATTGGTCatcaaagttttaatatatatCAAAAGTGCGCATCTGTGTTGCGACAATTGGCCTACGGTACATTGGGTGATATGTTTGACGAATATTTGCGTATGAGTGAGCAAAAATCATTAATGTGTTTAAAAAACTTTCGTTTGTGTGTTACTGATTTGTATGAAAGAGAGTATCTTCAAAAACCAATAACACACGATATTCAGCGATTATACGCATCGCACGAAGGAAAACATAGTTTTAAAGGGATGCTTGGAAGCATCGATAGCACGCACTGGTAATGAAAGAATTGTTCTGTCGCATGGCAAGGTCAGTACACAAGTGGTCATAAAAAACCGTCTCTTATACTCGAAGTTGTAGCTTCGTATGATATGTGGATATGGCACGCCTATTTTGGTGTTGCAGGTTCCAACAATGATATTGATGTGTTAAACCGATCACCATTGTTTGATTCTATTAAGAATGGTACAGCTCCACCTAAACCATTTACCGTAAATGGTCGTGATTACACACATGGTTATTATCTCGCTGATGGTATTTACCCGGTTTGGGATACACTTATTAAGGCTTTTTCATCCCCAACTGACGAGCTACATACAAAGTTTACACGCTTTCAAGAAAGTGCAAGAAAGGAGGTCGAGCACACATTCGGTGTTATTCAAGGTAGATTCAATATATTACGTCTGCCTGGACGAGCTTGGAAAGCAAAAAAATATGTCCCGCATCTTATACACTTGTATACTATTGCACAATATGATCCAAGAGGATAACGGTTTTTGCTATAAATTCACTCAACAAAGAGTATCTAAGAGATCCAGATAACCAACCTGTTTTGTTAGGAGTCAAAATTGTAGTCATGTAACACGAGATAGGGAACAAAGATGTGCATAATCACTTCGGACAGACTTAACCGAGCATGTATGGAATCTCCCACCAAATTTATGCCCCAccaactattttttttttatattattgtaTTTGTAGGACTAATAAATTATTGTAATATTTTATTTTTAGGATCTTTTATTAATGTAATCATATTATTCATTTTAATTTTAGTGTGGTTTAGTATATTAACTAGTGTGTAATGCTCGTGCTTTGCACGTCATAGAGCGTTCATTGTTGGTACAGTTCTTTGCATGTCATTGAGTGTTCATTGTCAGTACATGGTGAGCTGATATTCTATGATTTAAACAATAATAAAAGCTAAGAGTGGACATCAATGCAAGTGTCGGTAAATGTTTTTTATATAGCAACAATATGAGTAAAAAATAATGGATAGAGGCATATGATTCATGATAATAGAGGTGTCTTATTGGCAAAAGGCACaggagcatttttttttttttgatactgAAACTTGTTGAAGTAGCCCTTCTGTGCAATTGATGCGAGATGCAGGCTTGGCTGTCCAAATAACTGTTTAAAAAGTAGTTGTTAGTCAGGTGGAATAAATTGTAATACGACAGGGGGCGTAGTGTATGTAGGATGTTCGTGTTAAAATATATGTTGGTGGTAGAATAAGATACCTGATACAATAATGACCTGTAAATGGGGTGATGAATCGAAACAAATGTACAGTGACCAGGCTCCCTGTATCATTAACCTGTTGTTTTCAAAGGATAAGCAAATGCAGTGTAACTAATCTGGTGAAATATAAGATGAAAATAAGAGGTTTACTTGTTCGTTACAGGGGCAGCTTTGTACCTGCGCTATATTAGCTAAAATAGGTTGCTGAAGGTCTCCTTGTAAACAACATTTCGTGTGTGGCGGTTGAACTCATCATCAGTGTCATTTATGATGGAAATTTTAAGACCAGTCGGGTTCGTAACtcgtgaaagggcaacgtatagttGCCCATGGCTGAAAACGGGTTTAGGAAAATATAGACCTACGAATTGGAGAGACTGGCCTTGGCTTTTGTTGATGGTCATTGCATAGCATGGTTTTACAGAGAATTGTATTCTTTGCATTACAAACGGCCACTTTGTTTATGTAGAAGTTAGTACTATCCTGGGTATTATGACCATATTTCCAATATGTGATCCGGTGATGATTCGAGCTTGGATAACAAATTTCTGGAAATCAGTTATAATCAGCCGAGTTCCGTTACACACTCCCGCACTTGGATATACATTTCGTAACAACATTATGGGTTGTCCTATTTTGAGTTTCAGCTTGTGAGGAGGAACACCTGGGAAATTCTACTTGGCCTCAACAATCGTCTTCCCATCATCCGAGTCTGAGCTTTCAACCACAAACCTATAGGCAAGAGTAATGCATAACTATATAAGATTGGGTAGGAGGCtgtgtatatatagatgtatatatatacatacgtatgcATATAGAGACTAAAATACTTACTTGTGACTCCTGGGGCGCTCTAATTCCTTGGCTGGAGTAGCCACATGAAGGTTTCGTTTCTGACCTGTCGGGGTGGAGCTCTTCACTTCAGTGGTTTTAGCAAGGGAACTGGTTGCCGGGGCTGCTGCTGCATCGCCTTATGTCACACcctcaaatagggcctggggtatttgtgactaattatatcaaatcataattgtataaacgagaacgactctatatgagacgtttgattgagttttacagcggaagataaatagattactttgtatttaataaacaacgcattaaatgtctttaactgatatgatatgtaatgaagactccaagcatagcaagcaatcatcatcaaattagcaaatgcaagtccttcaaattatccatgaatgacttgttgaaatgttgctttcaattagcaaatacacagcggaagcattatgtaagacctgagaataaacatgctaaatagtgtcaaccaaaaggttggtgagttcataggtttatcataaatatgatttcaataatagtgttagaccacaagatttaataaagttgatatagaaatatcaatataaagtgttgattgatatagaaatatcaatctaaaagtaatgctgagtttgtaatatcgcgactaaacaaaaattACCCcatgacacttgttattcgtgtcgttgaatcattattatgtagtcaaagaccaacggtcaactgactagagacgtcactctcagtagcgctactcaaaATAACTAAGTTtgtatcttatacctcagcaattaacgatattacggcagggatttagcatgacaaagcatgtatatagcataaaagtttgaatacttgtgtctaaatgtaaaacagttataaaagttgcgcatgtattctcagcccaaaaatatataaaaagggagctatgaaaactcacgatactgtatttcgtattttacgagtatgatggcacttgAACAAGTacggagttgtcctcggattcacgaacctatatcaagtatatatattaacacatatacttgtgatcgaataagtttatatatattatttcaattgttatatatttctgtatatatatacttgtatatatatatatatatatatatatatatatatatatatatatatatatatatatatatatatatatatatatatatatatatatatatatattccatatataagtatttgtttgatgaaattatattaataatgataataaataataagttgtattattttgtaataacaataataatactagtaataaaatgataataatcataataaggtgtgaaaataataattataattataataatagtaaaagtgaaagttcttataataattaaaatgttatatgtttacagtagtaatgatattaataattttttaatatctacaataataatcatagtaatagtaataataagaatgatattagtaataaaaataataatttttgtaaaaatgatagtaatgataatactttttaataataacaatagtaatactcatagtgataatattaataatagtatttatggtaaaaataatcttaatatttaggaaatgatactaatactaatatttatgaaaataatagtaagttgttttgtttttataataataataacaataataataataataataataataataataataataataataataataataataataataataataataaactggtaactaatacttttattagtattaataccagtaataactataatactagtgataataacaaaatttaattgtaacaataataacaataacaataacaataacaataataataataataataataataataataataataataatattagagatGGAACTAGCTtagaagcttttctaaaaaaatatgcccaagaccgggctcgaacccgagacctctcgaaacccgttAACACCCTAAACCATCCTTCCAAATCTGTTTGTCTGATTTTTATTTCCAACTTAATTTATCTATCTATTGTTTCTGTTTCTCCTTCTTCTTCGACCCAAGACCAGAACCAAATCAAAATCATAACAGCTATCACTAATTTGGATTTAGACTTGAATTAGAAACAGAGATAATCGACCTTAGGTATTTATGATTAACAGaagaaaagtaaaaaaaatttataaattgtaacAGCAGAAAAAAAAAATCACGATAACAACTCTAATCTTGATTTTGAGTTTAAGGCTGTTTTAGGTTATGATTCCTTCACAAAATAAGTTTCAATTCCatcctagaaactttctaaatcCTTAATTTTAACAGAAACGACTTCTATAGCTccaatttgatcttagaacaccCGGTTGAATTtttaaaccaaaactttgacttcatAATTAGAATTCGATAGGAAAAATTGGTGTTTgatactttgcagatagtttgagtgagggatttctgacaaaactacatttatagattttgaaaaatgtttcgAAATCGAGTTTTGGGAAATATGACCAAGAACAGAAGTATCGAGTCtgtatttttaaaaataaaatttgtttttGATTCTTTGGATTGGAGATGTAAAGGATTATATAGCGTATTGATTAATGGAGCAGTTGATAACAATCAGTAGCAGCAATAAAATAATTAATCACGAtcatatataaaaatttaaaagcTGGAGCAGAAACAAAATCGTGGTAGTtgctgaaaaaaaaattataatgcaGATCATAAAAAATAAAAGCAGTTTCCGGATCACGATAAAAAACAGAtatgattttaaatataaaaatcaaAAGCTGCTAGTTCATgatttttgactttttatttttatttttatttgatattagtaattaataataataataataatactaataataataattatattaataataataataatacttttaatattatgaataataaaaaaaataacattagtaataacaaaAGTAAAGCTAATTATcaaaaataatgttgataatactaatgttatttataataatttttataattttagtaataatgataatactaataatgttaataatgatattagtaagcaattaattatagtaatattctaacaataatgataataatcgttataaaatgttattaataataatgatatttcattatattaatttaaatgttaagtattaataataatgttattaatattaatagaatattagtaattatattaatgataatgatgatatgtataactatactaatattaatattagtaataataatattaataataataataatcaaattcatattaataaaaaatgataatactgataataataataatgattgtaaatgatgtatatatacacacatatatatttacatatctttttataatcgcttgttcgtgaatcgtcggaattagtcaaagataattgaaatcatgtaaa
The window above is part of the Rutidosis leptorrhynchoides isolate AG116_Rl617_1_P2 chromosome 1, CSIRO_AGI_Rlap_v1, whole genome shotgun sequence genome. Proteins encoded here:
- the LOC139889427 gene encoding uncharacterized protein, with protein sequence MHSYAEELDREVDESSSQRPPRAPRMYLRRDREGSNNDIDVLNRSPLFDSIKNGTAPPKPFTVNGRDYTHGYYLADGIYPVWDTLIKAFSSPTDELHTKFTRFQESARKEVEHTFGVIQGRFNILRLPGRAWKAKKYVPHLIHLYTIAQYDPRG